The Panacibacter microcysteis DNA window TCTTTCCTACATCCATACCCACTTTACAATCGCTTGCATTATAATGTATGCCACCGAGCAATCTTGATTTTGCAGCTTCCTCTGCCATCTTCATGTAATCGTCGGCTCTTTCAGGATTAATGTGCCCAAGTATGGTTGCTGCGGCTCCGCTGAATGTTGAATGGCCAGATATGTAAGAAGGAAAATTTGGAATGCCTGTCAATGTTTTAATAGACGGATCCATCTGGCTAGGGCGTGGATTGAAGTAATGATATTTCGTATCCCAGCATACAATAGCTGCATCCATCTCTGCCATGTTTAAGAGTGCAAGATTTCTTGCCCATCTTACTTCGCTAAAATGCTTGTCAATAAAATCTTCAGATGCTATGGCATTCCAGTGACCGGGAGGTGTGGCTGTTCCCGCGCCATCTGCCCAAAACTGTACGATCTTCAGGTTTTCTGCACTGGGGTTAACCACATAGCTTTTTACCTCTTCTGTTTCCTGTTTCATTTGCGCACTGCTGGTAGAAGGTGGCGGGCCGGGGCGCAAAACATTCTTTACCGTTAAAGAATCGAATAAAAAGGGACGCACATTGCCAAAGAAAGGCAACATAGGTGGTCTTTTTGGCGTCTCAAGGCTGATCCACGGTGTTTCGCCCCTGTCTATACATGCCTGTGCCAGGCTATCCCACTGTGCAGGGGTACCAACGGCTTTGGAAGTATTATCACTGCGGCCACGCGCTGCAAATACAGATGCTATCTGGCGGCCGAGTGCTTCACCCGCAGCCCAGTCGCTTCGTACGCATGCACCGGAAGCCATGGTAGCCAGTTGCAGCTCTTCCACCTTTGCGTTCACATATGCTATTTCTGTAGGGAACAACATTTTCATCATTTCTGCTGTAACGCCGGCCAAAACCGCCTGCTCAGACGGGTAAGACGGCAGATCTGTTTTAGCAGCCATTGCATTGGCATTAATAACTGAATCTACCTTGTATGGTGCAGCCCTGTTATACAACTTCTTATAGTACCAGCAGGCAACCAATGCATCATACTGCGCAGCACTTACATACCCATATGCACGTGCTGCATACGGCGGGTTTGAAAACGGGAACTGCGGGTAGGCAAACGGGTTTGCTGAATTAGGGATCGGGTAAGTGTCATCTTCATTCTGGTATGGTGGAAGATTATGCTTTGCTACCAGCTCACGCATCAGTTCATTCATTCTCAACACAGCACCGGCTGCCCAGAATTTTATTTTCGCACGCTGGTCATCAGTAAGGTTTGCCTGCAGGCCTTTTATCTCGTTCAATTCACCAATGTAACCGGGCAGGTTTGTGGCAGCAGGTGCCGCCACTGCAAAAGAGTCGGGGCGCGATAAAAGCACCAGCTTCCACGCACCTGCATCAAGGTCTATGTTAGCGGGGTTTAACGCCGGCAGATCTGCCGTACGTTCATGTATATCTTTTGAACAACCGAGGTATATTAATGAAACGGAGATTATTGCAGCAAGTGGGAATATTATCTTTTTCATCATGATCAATTTTATAATAAGGGGTTACTGTAATTATTTACCACACAGTTTACAGGTATGCACTGCGCCGGTTGTTTTGCCCGTACGTAAAATATAAAATACACCACCGTTAAACATGGTGCTCTGGCCTACATTTCTGCCATGCAAAACATACGTACCACCGCCCGTAAGCGATAAGCCGCGAACATTTTTAAAAGTGTATTTAAAATTGAGGCCTGCAGCAATCATATCCATATTATTACTTGGAAAAGGCATATCGTTCTTTCTTATATCAAAGCCACCCAGCGTGTTGTTGTAATCAAACAACGCTTCTGCAATCCAGCGTTCTGTTCTGTAACCTGTGCGGAATTGTGCAGCCACCACATCCGGCATATCAACCTTATTGGTATAATGCATGGTGGTTGTATAATAGGCATCCCTGTTAATGGTAATGTTACTTCTTTTTATATAAGACCCTGATGCAGTAGCAAAGAAATCGCCATGCTGTATATCTGCCAGTAATCTGCCGGTAAAATTGGTGCTGCTCAATCCCAATGCAAGCGGCAGGTAATCGCCCTGGTAGTTAGACAGCGGTGTGCTGAAACCACCAATTCCATAGACTGCATACGTGGTATTTTTACCAACTTTTTTCTCCAGCGGCATCCATTTTAACCAAAGCGAGAGGTCTTGTATACCTTCTGCGCCGCGCAGTGTGCCCAACGTTGCTTTCGTTTTTACATAAGGTACATTAAACAAAAAATTAAGCTTGTTACTAATACCGTAATTACCCATTACACTAAACATTTGCGTAGACACCGTTCCCAGGTTCTGGTTATCTCTTTTAAATGTTCCTTCCCAGTAATTTTTCCAACTGCTGTGCATGTACATGGGGCCAATACACAGGTTGTTTTTAGCCATCATGATTGCATCGGCATCTGTTTGTGCCGTTGCTGTTTGTGATTGTAAAAGCATAAACAATAACACTCCTGTAAGGTATTGTTTTGCAAGTTTTGAGATTCTCATAAAGCGTCGTTTTAGTAGATGGTTATAGTTTTTATTTTGGGCCCGGCATTTGCCAGGCATGGGGCTTTTGTTGCGTCGCACTCTTGTGCGTTCAT harbors:
- a CDS encoding phosphatase PAP2 family protein, which gives rise to MKKIIFPLAAIISVSLIYLGCSKDIHERTADLPALNPANIDLDAGAWKLVLLSRPDSFAVAAPAATNLPGYIGELNEIKGLQANLTDDQRAKIKFWAAGAVLRMNELMRELVAKHNLPPYQNEDDTYPIPNSANPFAYPQFPFSNPPYAARAYGYVSAAQYDALVACWYYKKLYNRAAPYKVDSVINANAMAAKTDLPSYPSEQAVLAGVTAEMMKMLFPTEIAYVNAKVEELQLATMASGACVRSDWAAGEALGRQIASVFAARGRSDNTSKAVGTPAQWDSLAQACIDRGETPWISLETPKRPPMLPFFGNVRPFLFDSLTVKNVLRPGPPPSTSSAQMKQETEEVKSYVVNPSAENLKIVQFWADGAGTATPPGHWNAIASEDFIDKHFSEVRWARNLALLNMAEMDAAIVCWDTKYHYFNPRPSQMDPSIKTLTGIPNFPSYISGHSTFSGAAATILGHINPERADDYMKMAEEAAKSRLLGGIHYNASDCKVGMDVGKKVGNYAVQRALTDGAE